In Roseiconus lacunae, the DNA window CGATTCGTTGAGTGATTTGATCCTCCGGTCGATCGGCTTGACTGCGTCGGCCTTGGCCTTGTCGATTTCGGCCGCCGCTTTCTTCGCCTCTTTCGCTTCTTTTTCGGCCTTGTCTTGAGCCACTTTTCGCTCACGTTGTGTGTGTGCCAAGCGAGCCTGTAGCTCGACGAGTTGAGCGAGCAACAGACTCGAGTCGCCTTTCTCGAAGTGGGCGACTCCCAACGCACGAATGCGTTTGTCTTGTTCCGATGTGACGTCAGTTGGTTCCAGGTACATGGTCTCACTGAGTTCGATCAACTTGTCCCACATTTCGAAACGTTGAAGCACTTGGAACAATCGGGCGCGTCCGTGTGCGGCGCTACTTCCTCGCTTTTCCACGGTGTTGTACTTCGGATGTCGCGGGTGTTCGACTAGGTTTGTCGCGATCGCCAAGGCATCGCCGGATCGTCCGATGTTGATCAAGTTGCGCGTCATCCATTCCTGGTTGTGCGCGTAGTTATGAATTTGATCCGGCAGCACACCATCTCGCATCATGTGGTTATGATCAGCTCGTGAAGAGGCCTCTTGTTGCCAGACGGCATCCGGGTATCTCTTGACACGCGAATAGATATGGCCGGGCATATGCCACAGGTGCGCGATGCTAGGTCCCGACTGGCCTCCGAGCGCGGCAGACGTCATCGCCCGTTCTGGTTTTTCGTTATCCCACAGGTGAATTCGGTAATGATGCGCCGGGTGCATCGGCCTGGCGGCAAACACCTGATCCAGGATCGCGTCGACCGCTTGGTGGCTAGTGATTGGCAGATCCTTTTTAAACTGCCATAGCCGTACCGCTAGGAAGGCTTTAGCTTCGATGTCATCAGGGAAGTCGTGGATAATTTTTTCGAGGCTGCGGATGTAGTCTTGTTTTGCAACTTTTTCATCCTTCTTTTTCGATTTCAGATAGTCAGCAAGTCCATCGATCCAAAGTTGATCGCGTTTGCTGGCGGTCTTCTTTCGTTCAACGGCTTCTTTGATGAAACCTAACGCACGTTTTTCATTTTCGATGTTTGCCATCGCCATGCCCCAGTATGCCATCGCGCAATCGGGGTCGAGCAAGGCGACTTGGCGGAATGACCGTTCAGCCTCGAAGTACCAAAAGCCGTGTAATTGTCCTACCCCTTGGTCAAAGAACTTTTGGGCGAGTTCGATTTCGGTGGAGACGGGGAAGGTCACCTCACCGGTGCCACCCATCAGATACGCTTTCTGTCTTGGCCCTTCATTGAACGCTTCTCCGTGAAATGAATGTCCTGCGAGGATTTCCTGGGTGTCGCCAAGTTTCTCGCTCGTGCCATCGCCGAGGGTCTCGTTTGGTTTGGCGACATCATTCGCCGACGCGCGAGGGGCGGCGAGAAAGGGAATCAGGCACAACGCGAAGTAGAAATGGAGGAGCAGGTACGGGGCACGTGGCGTGCCAGTCCACCAGGATGAACGAATCTTCTGCATGTGGGCGTCCTCGGTGAGCTGCGGATTGAGGCGGGTGGTCCGACCAAAGATATCAAGTGCAACGCACCGTGACCGCCCCCCAAACTGGCACCGTCAAAAAGGGGTCAGGACTCTTTTCGTGCGGATTGCAAGGTCAGGTGTGGCGTCTGATCCGCTTTTGGTTTCGCCGGTGAGGACCGTTGGATGCATTTGTCTACCCTTGTCCACCGGCCATATGGCAGCCGAGCGTAGGCGATGTGATGGGTGAAGCGAGAAACGAGTGGCCGGGCAGAACGGGCCTCGTCGAATGTGGCGACACGGTTTTGGCGGGGGCGTCGGCTGTTGCCTTGGTTGCTGGCTAGTCTTCGAACGTTCGCTGTCGGCCGACGGCGTTTCGTGCTGGTCTATTCAGCTAGCTGTCCCTGTGGAGCTGACTGCGGACATAGATGAGCTCAAGTCACTAAGAGCGGTTGCGAAATCTTATTGTCAGCCTTCCTAGGGCATACGGGGTTTTGGGAGCCGGCGAGCGTTCGATAACATTTTAGCGCTTTTGTCTAGAATGGTCGCTGTCGGTGGGCTGGGTGTGCTATTTTAGAAGCCTTGCTGTTCTACAAAGATTGTCTTGGCGCAGACCTCGTGTTTTACCGGCACTTGATTTTCGCAAAAGACGCGTTGCCCTTTAGCTACTTTGCAACGGAGTTTTGATCTATGTCTCTGGAAGGCCTCGAATGCCGATTAGTTCGATCCTTTTCGATTCGGCGAAGCGATCGGCGGACCGGCGCTTTGTTGATCACAACGATGCTGGGTGTTTCGATGCTGTTTCCGACTGCAGCGTTCGCACAGCAGACCGATGCCGGGGCGATGGCAATCGGTCAGGGCGATGAAACCGACGCAGAATCTGATGAACAGCGACGAGAACGAATTACGGCGGAGCGTTTTCTGACGGTGCTGTTGCGTAGGCCGACACGAGGCACCGCTTTGGATCGAATCTTCAGTTACCAC includes these proteins:
- a CDS encoding peroxiredoxin family protein gives rise to the protein MQKIRSSWWTGTPRAPYLLLHFYFALCLIPFLAAPRASANDVAKPNETLGDGTSEKLGDTQEILAGHSFHGEAFNEGPRQKAYLMGGTGEVTFPVSTEIELAQKFFDQGVGQLHGFWYFEAERSFRQVALLDPDCAMAYWGMAMANIENEKRALGFIKEAVERKKTASKRDQLWIDGLADYLKSKKKDEKVAKQDYIRSLEKIIHDFPDDIEAKAFLAVRLWQFKKDLPITSHQAVDAILDQVFAARPMHPAHHYRIHLWDNEKPERAMTSAALGGQSGPSIAHLWHMPGHIYSRVKRYPDAVWQQEASSRADHNHMMRDGVLPDQIHNYAHNQEWMTRNLINIGRSGDALAIATNLVEHPRHPKYNTVEKRGSSAAHGRARLFQVLQRFEMWDKLIELSETMYLEPTDVTSEQDKRIRALGVAHFEKGDSSLLLAQLVELQARLAHTQRERKVAQDKAEKEAKEAKKAAAEIDKAKADAVKPIDRRIKSLNESIAELNAYAGLMVGSNESAKTLLDQVTGIEKDRLARLYMRAGDHKKAERLASEAVESAKNEVIPLANQVDVLFRIGKKKEASEAFTKLRKISGHIDDLSLAPFERLSDVAAAIELPDDWRITPEPNQDVGERPALATIGPLRYTPSPAINWSLPNENGDSLAFEQFEGKPVVVIFYLGFGCLHCAEQLTAFAPKTKEFADAGISLVAVSTDTIKELKSSIDNFQVEGEFPFPLVSDSELGTFKAYRAFDDFENQPLHGTFLIDRDGFVRWQDISYEPFNDPDFLLKEAKRLLRLPVRPKN